Proteins encoded within one genomic window of Columba livia isolate bColLiv1 breed racing homer chromosome 1, bColLiv1.pat.W.v2, whole genome shotgun sequence:
- the PDHA1 gene encoding pyruvate dehydrogenase E1 component subunit alpha, somatic form, mitochondrial isoform X1 translates to MRKMLLAAFSRVLQGPAAATAAAAGRTGAVSEASRVMVASSRNYADFASEATFEVKKCDLHRLEEGPSTTAVMTRDEGLQYYKTMQTIRRMELKSDQLYKQKIIRGFCHLYDGQEACCVGIEAAIKPTDHLITAYRAHGFTYTRGVPVREILAELTGRKGGCAKGKGGSMHMYTKNFYGGNGIVGAQVPLGAGIALACKYFGRNEICLALYGDGAANQGQIFETYNMAALWKLPCIFVCENNRYGMGTSVERAAASTDYYKRGDYIPGLRVDGMDVLCVREAVKFAAEHCRSGKGPIVMELQTYRYHGHSMSDPGISYRTREEIQEVRSKSDPITMLKDRMVNNNLASVEELKEIDVAVRKEIEEAAQFATTDPEPPLEELGHHIYYNEPPFEVRGPNQWIRYKSVN, encoded by the exons ATGCGCAAGATGCTGCTGGCCGCGTTCTCCCGGGTGCTGCAGGGTCCGGCCGCCGCCACGGCCGCGGCCGCCGGGAGGACG GGAGCTGTTAGTGAG GCATCTCGAGTGATGGTAGCATCATCGCGTAACTATGCAGACTTTGCAAGTGAAGCTACGTTTGAAGTTAAG AAATGTGACCTCCATCGCCTGGAAGAAGGCCCTAGTACCACAGCAGTGATGACCCGAGATGAGGGGCTCCAGTACTACAAGACAATGCAGACCATACGACGCATGGAGCTGAAGTCTGACCAGCTGTACAAGCAGAAGATTATTCGTGGCTTCTGCCACTTATATGATGGTCag GAGGCTTGCTGTGTAGGGATTGAAGCTGCCATAAAGCCTACAGACCATTTGATAACAGCTTACAGAGCTCATGGCTTTACCTATACACGAGGAGTGCCTGTTCGAGAAATTCTTGCAGAACTGACAG GTCGAAAAGGGGGATGtgcaaagggaaaaggaggatcAATGCATATGTATACCAAAAACTTCTATGGTGGCAATGGTATTGTTGGTGCTCAG GTTCCTCTTGGAGCTGGGATTGCCCTGGCCTGTAAATACTTCGGGAGAAACGAAATCTGTTTGGCTTTATATGGGGATGGTGCAGCCAATCAG GGCCAGATATTTGAAACGTACAACATGGCTGCCTTATGGAAGTTGCCTTGTATTTTTGTCTGTGAGAACAATCGGTATGGAATGGGAACTTCAGTTGAAAGAGCTGCAGCCAGCACTGACTACTACAAAAGAGGAGACTACATTCCAGGACTCAGG GTGGATGGTATGGATGTCCTCTGTGTTCGAGAAGCAGTAAAGTTTGCAGCTGAGCACTGTAGATCTGGAAAA ggtCCTATTGTGATGGAGCTGCAGACATACCGTTATCATGGCCACAGTATGAGTGACCCTGGAATCAG CTATCGTACTAGAGAAGAAATTCAAGAAGTGAGAAGCAAAAGTGATCCCATTACCATGCTAAAGGACAGAATGGTAAACAACAACCTTGCTAGCGTTGAGGAATTAAAG GAAATTGATGTGGCAGTAAGGAAGGAGATCGAGGAAGCTGCTCAGTTTGCTACCACTGACCCGGAGCCACCACTGGAAGAATTAGGTCACCACATCTACTACAATGAGCCACCCTTTGAAGTGCGTGGTCCAAACCAGTGGATAAGGTACAAGTCTGTCAACTAA
- the PDHA1 gene encoding pyruvate dehydrogenase E1 component subunit alpha, somatic form, mitochondrial isoform X2, translating to MRKMLLAAFSRVLQGPAAATAAAAGRTASRVMVASSRNYADFASEATFEVKKCDLHRLEEGPSTTAVMTRDEGLQYYKTMQTIRRMELKSDQLYKQKIIRGFCHLYDGQEACCVGIEAAIKPTDHLITAYRAHGFTYTRGVPVREILAELTGRKGGCAKGKGGSMHMYTKNFYGGNGIVGAQVPLGAGIALACKYFGRNEICLALYGDGAANQGQIFETYNMAALWKLPCIFVCENNRYGMGTSVERAAASTDYYKRGDYIPGLRVDGMDVLCVREAVKFAAEHCRSGKGPIVMELQTYRYHGHSMSDPGISYRTREEIQEVRSKSDPITMLKDRMVNNNLASVEELKEIDVAVRKEIEEAAQFATTDPEPPLEELGHHIYYNEPPFEVRGPNQWIRYKSVN from the exons ATGCGCAAGATGCTGCTGGCCGCGTTCTCCCGGGTGCTGCAGGGTCCGGCCGCCGCCACGGCCGCGGCCGCCGGGAGGACG GCATCTCGAGTGATGGTAGCATCATCGCGTAACTATGCAGACTTTGCAAGTGAAGCTACGTTTGAAGTTAAG AAATGTGACCTCCATCGCCTGGAAGAAGGCCCTAGTACCACAGCAGTGATGACCCGAGATGAGGGGCTCCAGTACTACAAGACAATGCAGACCATACGACGCATGGAGCTGAAGTCTGACCAGCTGTACAAGCAGAAGATTATTCGTGGCTTCTGCCACTTATATGATGGTCag GAGGCTTGCTGTGTAGGGATTGAAGCTGCCATAAAGCCTACAGACCATTTGATAACAGCTTACAGAGCTCATGGCTTTACCTATACACGAGGAGTGCCTGTTCGAGAAATTCTTGCAGAACTGACAG GTCGAAAAGGGGGATGtgcaaagggaaaaggaggatcAATGCATATGTATACCAAAAACTTCTATGGTGGCAATGGTATTGTTGGTGCTCAG GTTCCTCTTGGAGCTGGGATTGCCCTGGCCTGTAAATACTTCGGGAGAAACGAAATCTGTTTGGCTTTATATGGGGATGGTGCAGCCAATCAG GGCCAGATATTTGAAACGTACAACATGGCTGCCTTATGGAAGTTGCCTTGTATTTTTGTCTGTGAGAACAATCGGTATGGAATGGGAACTTCAGTTGAAAGAGCTGCAGCCAGCACTGACTACTACAAAAGAGGAGACTACATTCCAGGACTCAGG GTGGATGGTATGGATGTCCTCTGTGTTCGAGAAGCAGTAAAGTTTGCAGCTGAGCACTGTAGATCTGGAAAA ggtCCTATTGTGATGGAGCTGCAGACATACCGTTATCATGGCCACAGTATGAGTGACCCTGGAATCAG CTATCGTACTAGAGAAGAAATTCAAGAAGTGAGAAGCAAAAGTGATCCCATTACCATGCTAAAGGACAGAATGGTAAACAACAACCTTGCTAGCGTTGAGGAATTAAAG GAAATTGATGTGGCAGTAAGGAAGGAGATCGAGGAAGCTGCTCAGTTTGCTACCACTGACCCGGAGCCACCACTGGAAGAATTAGGTCACCACATCTACTACAATGAGCCACCCTTTGAAGTGCGTGGTCCAAACCAGTGGATAAGGTACAAGTCTGTCAACTAA